One Lycium barbarum isolate Lr01 chromosome 5, ASM1917538v2, whole genome shotgun sequence genomic window carries:
- the LOC132639369 gene encoding uncharacterized protein LOC132639369, with product MIQCSNGRNDMDGQSLEQHYQSALTQGDISPKCLKGGGRGKKKQQRDSSVPPGTGIQTRRALRILEPFQDPDKMEDYRIRLNMHTAAANISGKIWIFVDEMFEMEIIHDHMQHITIKLKAQGMQEALLITVVYAKCTQVERRVLWESLEDIAENCNSPWMIGGDFNVITSEEEKYGGLSVRNQFLQTVYPNIDIQHLVRSGSDHASMLISYAGNSEPFRKPFKFLNFWVKHHTFLDIVKENWDVDFMANPFSLFHFKLKKIKAALVIWSKNTFGNIFQQIESLEDIIKAQEVQFELHPSPQNRENLHKVQAELNRYLHLKEAFWKQKVGMQWFDDGDSNTKFFHTYVQGRRKRLQIRRIQGQNGVWLEEREEVVNEAISFFQDQFAKEPDPSNFGILDHVPRMVTEEQNDRITVLPNKEEVKEIVFKLNGESAAGPDGFTGLFYQFCWDIIGEDVTNMVKSFFCGTELPRFVTHTNLVLLPKKDLVNTFSDMRPISLSNFSNKIFSRLIHERLADGLQGMISLNQAGFVKGRSIVENVLLTQEIVSDIRLRTKTANVVLKLDMAKAYDRVSWLFLTKVMRQMGYSHMVVDMIFRIVSNNWYSILLNGQQHGFFQSSRGVKQGDPLSPTLFILAAEVLSRNLNQLHQIPHFKGYGLPKWSPKINHLAYADDMIIFASADIISLQKIMEVLKRYEETSGQKVNRDKNSVYMHHNVTGDIKAIVEVIIGIGRKDFPFTYLGCPIFYSRRKKDYYNSILVKIMQRLQSWKGKMLSFGGRAVLIKHVLQGMPIHLLSALNPPDCVITQMHKLFAQFFWNNTSGGKSRHWSAWHKLCIAEKEGGLGFRSLHDVSMALYCKIWWKFRTSPSLWSVYLNNKYCKKENAVVVQWKYGSQNWKNMLQARDLIEQHIWWQTKMGNALFWYDNWTGLGALYYVTTGDTYDDRIQNVSEMVIDGNWDVARLELILPGDVVQHIRDTITPTVMTEEKDIHWWLLDSKGDFTVKSAWDYLRLRGQENEIYKYMWIKGLPFKISFFMWRCWKFKVPLDDVLKRMNINLASRCWCCSNPKEETIQHLFARSFSANRTWSFFSSLAGINIEGLQLQQIIVKWWQQPVNNRLKPVFYAMPAIVLWELWKRRNAYKHGERKSVGRCIYQIYVTIQNLVRFRNPSIQQIPHSWKDMLQLLEGYITQVKYKKVIWKPPLRGWIMCNTDGASRGNHGRGSFGFCVRNEEGNLIFARAAEIGHVTNNEAEIVAILEAIRWCNNNQFNRIIIQSDSQFVQKILKEGWKPPWSLANWVDEIKSMGEGKQVTYTHILHEGNQLADALANRALDKGTTVYEHFNEMEVELRKILNSDKSQVPYLRVQIK from the exons ATGATTCAATGCAGTAATGGTAGAAATGATATGGATGGCCAATCACTTGAGCAGCACTATCAGTCAGCATTAACACAAGGGGACATCTCACCAAAGTGTCTCAAAGGGGGAGGAAGAGGCAAAAAGAAGCAACAAAGAGACTCTAGTGTTCCACCTGGAACTGGTATACAAACTAGAAGGGCACTGA GGATTTTGGAGCCTTTTCAAGATCCTGATAAAATGGAAGATTATAGAATAAGACTGAATATGCATACTGCTGCTGCAAATATATCTGGCAAGATCTGGATCTTTGTGGATGAGATGTTTGAGATGGAAATAATTCATGATCACATGCAGCACATTACTATAAAGCTCAAAGCTCAAGGAATGCAGGAAGCTTTACTCATCACTGTGGTATATGCAAAATGTACCCAAGTGGAGAGGAGGGTTCTGTGGGAAAGCTTAGAAGACATTGCAGAAAATTGTAACAGTCCCTGGATGATAGGAGGGGATTTCAATGTAATTACTTCAGAGGAGGAAAAATATGGAGGACTTTCCGTCA GAAATCAGTTTTTACAAACTGTTTACCCTAATATAGATATCCAACATCTGGTTAGATCAGGGTCTGACCATGCTTCTATGCTTATTTCATATGCTGGAAATTCTGAACCTTTTAGAAAACCTTTTAAGTTTCTAAATTTCTGGGTGAAGCATCATACTTTTTTGGATATAGTGAAAGAGAACTGGGATGTAGATTTCATGGCTAACCCTTTTTCATTATTCCATTTTAAGTTAAAGAAGATTAAAGCTGCTTTGGTGATTTGGAGCAAAAACACTTTTGGGAACATATTTCAGCAGATAGAGTCTCTGGAGGATATTATAAAGGCACAAGAAGTCCAGTTTGAGTTGCACCCATCTCCTCAGAATAGGGAGAATTTACACAAGGTACAGGCTGAACTAAATAGATATTTACACCTTAAGGAGGCTTTCTGGAAACAGAAAGTAGGGATGCAATGGTTTGATGATGGGGACAGCAATACCAAGTTCTTTCATACTTATGTGCAAGGTAGAAGGAAAAGATTACAAATAAGGAGGATACAGGGGCAGAATGGGGTATGGttagaagaaagagaagaagttgTAAATGAAGCCATTAGTTTCTTCCAAGATCAATTTGCAAAGGAACCAGATCCTTCTAATTTTGGCATTCTAGACCATGTACCCAGAATGGTCACAGAGGAGCAGAATGACAGAATCACAGTCCTGCCAAATAAGGAAGAAGTTAAGGAGATAGTGTTTAAACTTAATGGTGAAAGTGCTGCTGGTCCAGATGGTTTTACAGGATTATTCTATCAATTCTGTTGGGATATAATTGGGGAGGATGTAACTAACATGGTGAAAAGTTTTTTTTGTGGTACAGAATTACCAAGATTTGTGACTCACACAAACTTGGTCCTCTTACCAAAAAAGGACTTGGTGAATACTTTCTCAGATATGAGACCTATAAGTTTGAGTAACTTTAGTAACAAGATCTTTTCTAGATTAATCCATGAAAGGTTGGCAGATGGGCTTCAAGGAATGATTTCTCTAAATCAGGCTGGTTTTGTTAAAGGGAGGAGTATAGTGGAAAATGTGTTGCTAACACAGGAAATTGTGTCAGATATAAGGCTGAGGACCAAAACTGCAAATGTGGTACTTAAATTGGACATGGCTaaggcatatgatagggtctcTTGGTTATTTCTGACAAAAGTCATGAGACAGATGGGATACTCACACATGGTTGTGGACATGATTTTCAGAATAGTCAGTAATAACTGGTATTCCATCCTACTAAATGGGCAACAACATGGTTTCTTTCAATCATCTAGGGGGGTTAAACAAGGAGACCCCTTATCCCCCACTTTGTTTATCTTGGCTGCAGAAGTTCTTTCAAGAAATCTAAATCAGTTGCATCAGATACCACATTTCAAAGGATATGGGCTTCCTAAATGGAGTCCTAAGAtcaatcatctggcatatgcagatgacatgATCATTTTTGCCTCTGCTGATATCATATCCTTACAGAAAATCATGGAAGTTTTGAAAAGATATGAAGAAACATCAGGTCAGAAGGTAAACAGGGATAAAAACTCTGTGTACATGCACCATAATGTCACAGGTGATATAAAAGCAATTGTTGAGGTGATAATAGGAATTGGAAGAAAGGATTTCCCATTCACATATCTTGGTTGTCCTATTTTCTATAGTAGGAGGAAAAAGGATTACTATAATTCTATTCTGGTAAAAATAATGCAAAGGTTGCAATCTTGGAAAGGAAAAATGTTATCCTTTGGTGGAAGAGCTGTTTTAATAAAACATGTGTTACAAGGTATGCCCATACATCTTTTATCTGCTTTGAACCCCCCAGATTGTGTAATTACACAAATGCACAAGCTTTTTGCACAGTTTTTCTGGAATAACACAAGTGGAGGTAAAAGTAGACATTGGTCAGCATGGCATAAGTTGTGTATAGCAGAAAAGGAGGGGGGACTGGGTTTTAGATCACTTCATGATGTATCCATGGCTTTATATTGCAAAATATGGTGGAAGTTTAGAACTTCACCATCCTTGTGGAGTGTTTATCTCAACAATAAATACTGTAAAAAAGAAAATGCAGTTGTGGTACAATGGAAGTATGGGTCACAAAATTGGAAGAATATGCTTCAAGCTAGGGACTTGATAGAACAACACATTTGGTGGCAAACCAAAATGGGCAATGCTTTGTTTTGGTATGATAATTGGACAGGATTAGGGGCTTTATACTATGTCACAACAGGGGACACATATGATGACAGAATTCAAAATGTTTCAGAAATGGTGATTGATGGGAATTGGGATGTGGCAAGATTGGAACTAATATTACCTGGAGATGTAGTACAACACATAAGGGATACTATTACACCAACTGTGATGACTGAGGAGAAGGATATTCATTGGTGGCTTCTGGATAGCAAAGGGGATTTTACAGTTAAATCAGCCTGGGACTATTTGAGATTGAGAGGACAGGAGAATGAGATTTATAAATACATGTGGATAAAAGGACTACCATTTAAGATCTCCTTTTTCATGTGGAGATGCTGGAAATTTAAGGTTCCATTGGATGATGTGTTGAAAAGAATGAATATTAATCTAGCAtctagatgttggtgttgttcaAATCCTAAGGAGGAAACAATTCAACATCTTTTTGCTAGGTCTTTTTCTGCTAACAGGACTTGGTCCTTTTTTTCCTCTCTTGCAGGCATTAATATTGAAGGACTTCAACTACAACAAATCATAGTTAAATGGTGGCAACAACCTGTTAATAATAGGTTGAAACCAGTGTTTTATGCTATGCCAGCTATAGTTCTATGGGAgctatggaagagaagaaatgcatATAAACATGGAGAGAGGAAATCAGTTGGAAGATGCATATATCAGATCTATGTTACAATTCAGAACTTGGTTAGATTCAGAAATCCTTCAATACAACAAATTCCTCACAGTTGGAAGGACATGTTACAGCTTTTGGAAGGATACATAACACAGGTGAAATACAAGAAAGTGATTTGGAAACCCCCTCTTAGGGGTTGGATTATGTGCAACACTGATGGTGCATCAAGAGGTAACCATGGGAGAGGGTCTTTTGGTTTTTGTGTAAGAAATGAGGAGGGCAATTTAATATTTGCCAGAGCAGCAGAGATAGGACATGTTACTAATAATGAAGCAGAAATAGTGGCAATCTTGGAAGCTATCAGGTGGTGCAACAACAATCAGTTCAATAGAATCATAATACAATCTGACTCACAATTTGTTCAAAAGATTCTAAAAGAAGGCTGGAAACCACCCTGGAGTTTAGCAAATTGGGTTGATGAAATTAAAAGTATGGGAGAGGGGAAACAGGTAACATATACTCACATTTTACACGAAGGAAATCAATTAGCTGATGCATTAGCTAACAGAGCATTAGACAAAGGAACAACAGTATATGAACATTTCAATGAGATGGAAGTGGAGCTAAGAAAGATTCTAAACAGCGATAAATCCCAAGTTCCATACTTAAGAGTGCAGATCAAGTAA